The window CATCCCCGGCGAAAGCACGCCCCTCAGCGGCAGCGCTCGCTCGAATCCCGATTGGACTTTTAATTGTATGGCCGCCATGCGCCTGATGCGTCCGCATTGGGTGATTCCCGCCGTGAGCGCGTTGAATCTCGCCGAGAAAAATGGCTATCGTCGCGGTCTGCGCGCGGGCGCGAACCTCACGACCATCAACCTTACGCCCGACGATATGCGGGGCGATTATGTCATCTATAAACGCGACCGTTTCATCATGACGGAAAATCGCGTACTCGACGCCATCGCCGCCGAGGGACTGTCGCCCTCCTCGCGCAGCCTGGCTGATCATTACCGCAACTCCGCTCCGTCCGTCGAAACCGCCGCCGTGCCGAATTGAATTAAATCAACTCGTGCTTTTTCCCCTCGCAAAAAAAGGTTCGCCTTGCCGCGTCGTCATCACGGGCGCCGGCATTGTCACCGGGCTTGGCCTCGGCTGGCGAACGAATGCCGATGGTTTTCGCGCCGGTCGCAATGCCTTCCGCAAAGTCACGCGCTTTGATGTTTCACGCCAGCGCGCGCAAATCGCCGCCGAGGTGGATCTGCCGCCCAACCCGCCTTCCACCCGCCTGTCACGTAGCGCCCGCGCTCGGCTCTCTCCGTCCGCGAGCATGCTTTTGTTCGCCGCGCACGAAGCCTGGACTCAATCCGGTTGGCAACCCGGCGAAAATCTTCCGCTCATGCTCGGCACAACCAGCGGCGCGATGTCCCTCGGCGAAGCCTATCTTCGCCAGGCGATGGAATCACCACGCTCCAAACGCCGCCAGCCAACGCGCGTCATCCATTATCAAATCCAGCGTGAAGCCTTGAACGTCTGCGACGCCTTTGGTTTTTCCGGCCCCATCACCATCATCGCCAATGCCTGCGCTTCGGGCGCGAATGCCCTCGGCCACGCGTGGGAATTATTGCGCAGTGGACGCGTCGAACGCGTTTTCGCCGGTGGATACGACGCCCTCTGCCAGCTCACCTTTTCCGGTTTTGATTCCTTGCAAGCCCTTTCGGCAGATCCTTGCCGT is drawn from Verrucomicrobiia bacterium and contains these coding sequences:
- a CDS encoding beta-ketoacyl-[acyl-carrier-protein] synthase family protein, producing the protein MLFPLAKKGSPCRVVITGAGIVTGLGLGWRTNADGFRAGRNAFRKVTRFDVSRQRAQIAAEVDLPPNPPSTRLSRSARARLSPSASMLLFAAHEAWTQSGWQPGENLPLMLGTTSGAMSLGEAYLRQAMESPRSKRRQPTRVIHYQIQREALNVCDAFGFSGPITIIANACASGANALGHAWELLRSGRVERVFAGGYDALCQLTFSGFDSLQALSADPCRPFDAHRNGLTLGEGAAMFALETLDSARRRNAEILGEITGYGASTDIHHLTQPHPAGDAAFAAMTAACAAAATTPEQVDYVNAHGTATVQNDGPEALAISRWAGACAATLPVSSTKASIGHLLGGAGAVEAAVCLMALREQWLPPQIGTGTADPACAFSLVREPKDARINVALTNSFGFGGANASLLLRRWS